The following coding sequences are from one Humulus lupulus chromosome X, drHumLupu1.1, whole genome shotgun sequence window:
- the LOC133806681 gene encoding uncharacterized protein LOC133806681, giving the protein MENHNILSWNVRGINKGEKQKFLSSFCFVNKIGLGALLETKLWGDKIKKMMHSFFSGWEFFSGPVSEGRILLVWQQNLVYVDVLKETDQLLHVYVRSIKTNKLFCVTFVYGRNSIEERVALWRDLTNLSFLAAVWLLTRDFNAAFESVDRVGGRAISSLELADAQNWRALGLVDELQARGSHFTWTNKHMNEDIIFSRLDRVFKNEDWLDIFPHSEAVFNWELHSGHCYCIIKLEISVNCGVKLFRFFNMWTKHDQFKSTVMQSWCRPMRGTGLVRICKKLSRLQLVLRRFNRHIVGDVAQNYSVAKEKFQAAQLSLQSNPHSIRLQNIEAAAGDSLEYHAKIYESILRQKSKVDWLRFGDDNTLIFTRV; this is encoded by the coding sequence ATGGAGAATCACAACATTCTTAGTTGGAATGTTAGAGGTATTAATAAGGGGGAGAAACAGAAATTTCTGAGCTCCTTTTGTTTTGTTAATAAGATTGGTCTAGGTGCCTTGTTGGAGACCAAACTTTGGGGTGATAAGATTAAGAAGATGATGCATTCTTTTTTCAGTGGCTGGGAGTTTTTTTCTGGTCCAGTTTCTGAAGGAAGAATATTGCTTGTTTGGCAGCAAAACTTAGTGTATGTAGATGTTCTGAAGGAAACAGACCAATTACTTCATGTTTATGTCAGGAGTATAAAGACTAATAAATTGTTTTGTGTGACGTTTGTTTATGGTAGAAATTCTATTGAGGAAAGAGTGGCCCTTTGGAGAGATTTGACTAATCTGAGTTTTCTAGCTGCTGTGTGGCTGCTAACTAGAGATTTTAATGCTGCTTTTGAGAGTGTGGACAGAGTGGGTGGTCGTGCGATTTCATCTCTTGAATTAGCTGATGCTCAAAATTGGAGGGCCTTGGGGTTAGTTGACGAATTACAAGCTAGAGGGTCTCATTTTACTTGGACGAATAAACATATGAATGAAGACATAATATTCTCGAGATTGGATAGAGTTTTCAAGAATGAAGATTGGTTGGACATTTTCCCTCATTCTGAGGCTGTTTTCAACTGGGAACTTCACTCTGGCCATTGCTATTGTATTATTAAACTAGAAATTTCTGTCAACTGTGGTGTTAAGCTTTTCAGGTTCTTCAATATGTGGACTAAACATGATCAGTTTAAATCTACTGTTATGCAGAGCTGGTGTAGGCCAATGCGAGGGACTGGGCTGGTTCGCATATGTAAGAAACTTAGCAGACTTCAGTTGGTGCTCAGGAGATTTAATAGGCATATTGTGGGGGATGTTGCCCAGAATTATTCAGTGGCAAAGGAGAAGTTTCAAGCTGCCCAGCTATCCTTGCAGAGTAACCCTCACTCGATTAGACTTCAAAATATCGAAGCTGCAGCTGGGGATTCGCTAGAATACCATGCAAAAATTTATGAGAGTATTCTGAGACAGAAAAGTAAAGTGGACTGGCTGCGATTTGGTGATGACAACACGCTTATTTTCACACGTGTTTAA